A window from Drosophila nasuta strain 15112-1781.00 chromosome 3, ASM2355853v1, whole genome shotgun sequence encodes these proteins:
- the LOC132790879 gene encoding uncharacterized protein LOC132790879 produces the protein MGTIVSSMQKPTMYVNMESPQAQFVRETINNHKVVIFSKSYCPYCSMAKEQFRKLDVAMTVIELDLRPDGEEIQAVLGELTGARTVPRCFINGKFVGGGTDVKRLYEQGVLQRYFQ, from the coding sequence ATGGGAACCATTGTGAGCTCTATGCAAAAGCCAACGATGTATGTGAACATGGAAAGTCCTCAGGCTCAATTCGTGCGCGAGACCATCAACAATCACAAGGTTGTGATCTTTAGCAAGTCGTATTGTCCCTATTGCAGCATGGCCAAGGAACAGTTTCGCAAGTTGGATGTGGCCATGACCGTTATCGAGTTGGATTTGCGGCCAGATGGTGAGGAAATTCAGGCGGTGTTGGGCGAATTAACTGGCGCTCGGACTGTGCCGCGTTGTTTCATCAATGGTAAATTCGTTGGCGGCGGAACGGATGTAAAGCGTCTCTACGAGCAGGGCGTATTACAAAGATACTTCCAGTAG